The Niastella koreensis GR20-10 genome includes a window with the following:
- the recG gene encoding ATP-dependent DNA helicase RecG codes for MCAISRSVDILANPIEYLKGVGPQRADLLKKELNVFSFKDLLELVPYRHLDKTKVNQIRDITPQTDFIQIAGVLKSTGLMGEKRGKRLVAELRDSTGIIELVWFQGINWIQKSLTIGQTYLVYGKVSFFQGTPQITHPELETFSREKLEGQRTLEPVYPSTEKLKSRGMGGRQIGHFTETLIKLLQENNIPEILPETVLQPLQLMPRFKAFVNMHFPPDLETWQQAINRLKFEEFFIAQIRMGLLRQQRHRYSKGIVFGQVGEIFNTFYEKYLPFELTGAQKRVIKEIRRDTGSGKQMNRLLQGDVGSGKTIVALLVLLLAIDNGYQGCLLAPTEILTQQHFNSISKLLSELPVKVRMLTGSTKTKERKEILKGLEEGTIHFVVGTHAILEDTVKFKNLGLAIIDEQHRFGVAQRAKLWSKGAIPPHVLVMTATPIPRTLAMTAYGDLDTSIIDELPPNRKPILTVHRYETVRSQVMDFIKAEITKGRQAYIVFPLIEESEKLDYENLMKGYENVQAYFPEPKYWISMVHGQQTQEIRNTNMHRFKTGDTQIMVGTTVIEVGVDVPNASVMVIENAEKFGLSQLHQLRGRVGRGSEKSFCILLSGSKLNNDARERLNTMCATNDGFKIAEKDLELRGPGDIEGTRQSGALNFKLASIVQDRKWLEIAREAAERVLDADPDLASATNLQLKNYLQSLQGKTAWSKIS; via the coding sequence ATTTGCGCCATCAGCCGATCAGTAGACATATTAGCCAATCCCATTGAATACCTGAAAGGTGTGGGGCCGCAACGGGCCGACCTGCTCAAAAAGGAGCTGAATGTATTCTCCTTTAAAGATCTGCTTGAACTGGTGCCCTATCGCCACCTGGATAAAACCAAGGTGAACCAGATACGGGACATTACGCCGCAAACCGACTTCATTCAAATTGCCGGCGTGCTTAAAAGCACCGGTTTAATGGGCGAGAAACGAGGCAAGCGCCTGGTGGCCGAATTACGGGACAGCACGGGCATTATTGAACTGGTATGGTTTCAGGGTATTAACTGGATCCAGAAGAGCCTTACCATTGGCCAAACCTATTTGGTTTACGGTAAAGTAAGTTTCTTTCAGGGCACGCCCCAGATTACCCATCCCGAGCTGGAAACCTTTAGCAGAGAGAAGTTGGAGGGTCAGCGCACGCTGGAACCTGTTTATCCCAGCACAGAAAAATTAAAATCCCGGGGAATGGGTGGCCGGCAGATAGGCCATTTTACAGAAACTTTGATTAAATTACTACAGGAAAATAACATTCCGGAAATACTGCCGGAAACGGTGCTGCAACCCCTGCAACTGATGCCTCGTTTCAAAGCTTTTGTGAACATGCATTTTCCGCCCGACCTGGAAACATGGCAGCAGGCAATAAACCGGCTGAAGTTTGAAGAGTTTTTCATTGCCCAGATCAGGATGGGTTTGTTGCGACAGCAACGGCACCGGTATTCAAAAGGAATAGTGTTTGGCCAGGTGGGCGAGATCTTCAATACCTTCTATGAAAAATACCTGCCCTTTGAATTAACGGGCGCACAAAAAAGAGTAATAAAAGAAATCAGACGCGATACAGGCAGCGGCAAACAAATGAACCGCCTGCTGCAGGGTGATGTAGGTAGTGGTAAAACCATTGTAGCCTTGCTGGTACTACTGCTGGCCATCGATAACGGTTACCAGGGCTGTTTACTGGCCCCTACCGAAATATTGACCCAGCAACATTTCAACAGCATCAGCAAACTGTTGAGTGAACTGCCGGTGAAGGTGCGTATGCTTACAGGTTCTACAAAGACCAAAGAACGTAAAGAGATTTTAAAGGGTTTGGAGGAGGGCACCATCCATTTTGTGGTGGGCACCCATGCCATACTGGAGGATACGGTGAAATTTAAAAACCTGGGACTGGCCATCATCGATGAACAGCACCGGTTTGGCGTAGCGCAACGCGCGAAGTTGTGGAGCAAAGGCGCCATTCCGCCGCATGTGCTGGTAATGACGGCAACGCCTATACCGCGCACCCTGGCCATGACGGCCTATGGCGACCTTGATACGAGCATCATAGATGAGCTGCCACCCAACCGTAAGCCTATTTTAACCGTACATCGTTATGAGACGGTTCGCAGCCAGGTAATGGATTTTATAAAGGCAGAAATTACGAAAGGACGGCAGGCTTATATTGTATTTCCGCTCATTGAAGAATCGGAGAAACTGGATTACGAAAACCTGATGAAGGGTTATGAAAATGTGCAGGCATACTTTCCTGAACCAAAGTACTGGATCAGTATGGTGCACGGGCAGCAAACGCAGGAAATTCGTAATACCAATATGCATCGCTTTAAAACCGGCGACACGCAGATTATGGTGGGCACAACGGTTATTGAAGTAGGCGTTGATGTACCTAATGCCAGCGTAATGGTGATAGAAAATGCGGAGAAATTTGGTTTATCCCAATTGCACCAGTTACGTGGCCGTGTAGGCCGGGGAAGTGAAAAAAGTTTTTGTATTTTATTATCCGGTTCAAAACTGAACAATGATGCCCGGGAACGGTTAAACACTATGTGTGCTACGAATGACGGTTTCAAGATAGCAGAGAAAGATCTTGAGCTGCGTGGTCCCGGCGATATTGAAGGCACCCGGCAAAGCGGGGCATTGAATTTTAAACTGGCAAGTATCGTTCAGGACAGAAAGTGGCTGGAGATTGCCCGCGAAGCTGCCGAACGTGTACTTGATGCAGACCCTGACCTGGCTTCGGCAACAAATTTGCAGCTAAAAAATTACCTGCAATCGCTTCAGGGAAAAACCGCCTGGAGCAAGATTTCGTAG
- a CDS encoding DUF4136 domain-containing protein, giving the protein MKKIVIPVLMAAGILAMTSCKKDVVKNLQGDEGQIYVTNHSDSVNFSSFKTFSIADSVAVIENNRLYGYELSGSDAAYIQAVKDQLTQRGYTLVNKNQNPDLGITISQVYSTSTGVIDYGSYYGGYDPYYWGYGGYGYYYPSYYGTYSITEGAMSIDAFDLKDANESKSIKDVWSGLLRGSGVFSVSAANNGVKALFDQSSYFKAN; this is encoded by the coding sequence ATGAAGAAAATAGTGATTCCTGTGCTAATGGCAGCTGGTATACTTGCTATGACCAGCTGTAAGAAAGATGTGGTCAAGAATCTCCAGGGTGATGAAGGGCAGATCTACGTCACCAACCACTCCGACTCCGTTAACTTCTCTTCGTTTAAAACATTCAGCATTGCCGATTCGGTAGCTGTAATCGAAAACAACCGGCTTTATGGGTATGAGCTGTCCGGTTCCGATGCAGCGTACATTCAGGCGGTAAAAGACCAGCTAACCCAGCGCGGGTATACGCTGGTAAACAAAAATCAGAACCCCGATTTGGGTATTACCATAAGCCAGGTGTACAGCACCAGTACCGGGGTAATTGATTATGGCTCTTATTATGGCGGCTACGATCCCTACTACTGGGGTTATGGCGGGTATGGCTACTATTATCCCTCGTATTATGGAACCTATTCCATTACCGAAGGGGCTATGTCTATCGACGCCTTCGATCTGAAAGATGCCAATGAGTCGAAATCGATAAAAGACGTCTGGAGCGGCCTGCTCAGGGGCTCAGGCGTATTCAGCGTTTCGGCCGCTAATAACGGGGTAAAAGCGCTGTTCGACCAAAGCAGCTACTTTAAAGCCAACTGA
- a CDS encoding outer membrane beta-barrel protein, with protein MKTQFRTAMLLIASLFFVALIPFNSKAQERRLQLDLNYAVGIPGNSFKNDAIEKTSTRGWTANLLYNINPHISVGVGTGFQDFYQKYPRSVYKVDGGDVSAVLTNSIQTVPILAQFQYRLLPGKTVQPYVGVGVGGNFIMFDQYLGEFDNSKSSFKFAARPEVGVFVPFRKDGPAGIHLFGDYNYMPYKMDGVENLNNWGAGIGVKFPLGS; from the coding sequence ATGAAAACACAGTTTAGAACGGCTATGCTATTGATTGCCAGTCTGTTCTTCGTGGCCTTGATCCCCTTTAACAGCAAGGCCCAGGAACGGCGGTTGCAGCTCGACCTTAATTATGCGGTGGGTATTCCCGGCAACTCGTTTAAGAACGATGCCATTGAAAAAACATCCACCCGTGGCTGGACGGCCAACCTGTTGTATAACATCAACCCCCATATTTCGGTAGGGGTGGGTACTGGTTTCCAGGATTTCTATCAAAAGTATCCCCGTTCCGTGTATAAAGTAGACGGGGGCGATGTTTCAGCCGTGTTAACCAATTCCATTCAAACCGTGCCCATCCTGGCGCAGTTTCAATACCGGTTATTGCCGGGTAAAACGGTTCAACCCTATGTTGGCGTAGGCGTTGGCGGCAATTTTATCATGTTCGACCAGTACCTGGGTGAATTTGACAATTCAAAGTCAAGCTTCAAATTCGCCGCCCGGCCCGAAGTGGGGGTATTTGTTCCCTTCCGCAAAGATGGGCCTGCCGGTATTCACCTGTTTGGCGACTACAACTATATGCCATACAAAATGGATGGTGTTGAAAACCTGAATAACTGGGGAGCAGGGATAGGGGTAAAATTTCCCTTAGGTTCTTAG
- a CDS encoding YqgE/AlgH family protein — protein MVNPGPGILLIAEPFLKDPNFSRTVVFLCDHQDEGSFGFVINRVFGHTLNELMNDLDELKLPVFYGGPVQMDTIHFLHQYPDLIPGSYEVLDGIYWGGDFETAITLIKAGSIDTTKIRFFIGYSGWGSGQLNDELKEKSWLTAQATRKLVFHRKADEIWKESLKHLGGDYEMMANFPVDPQLN, from the coding sequence ATGGTAAACCCAGGACCAGGCATATTACTTATAGCTGAGCCTTTTTTGAAGGACCCGAATTTTAGCCGCACTGTTGTTTTCTTATGTGATCACCAGGATGAAGGCAGTTTTGGTTTTGTGATAAACCGTGTGTTTGGCCACACCCTGAATGAGCTGATGAATGACCTGGATGAATTAAAATTGCCTGTCTTTTATGGTGGTCCGGTTCAAATGGATACTATTCACTTTTTACATCAATATCCCGACCTGATCCCCGGCAGCTATGAAGTGCTGGATGGCATTTACTGGGGTGGCGATTTTGAAACAGCTATCACCCTCATTAAAGCCGGCTCTATTGATACTACAAAGATCCGGTTTTTTATAGGTTATTCCGGCTGGGGCAGCGGTCAGTTAAATGATGAATTGAAAGAAAAATCATGGCTTACCGCCCAGGCAACCCGCAAGCTGGTGTTCCACCGCAAAGCCGATGAAATCTGGAAGGAATCCCTCAAACACTTAGGTGGCGATTATGAAATGATGGCTAATTTTCCAGTGGACCCACAGCTGAATTAG
- a CDS encoding sensor histidine kinase: MLISLSLIGTIYVQYSWLRTMLVDKHEEFRYKLIRGINEVGVNLMEQKNSLPSLKNYRVRPDFSLQAEQFRSELMRPPTIAQKFTEQEVADKLHKAFASQGLKEVKFEFAITSNVNLLSYEIKSRAFLNQVEDTASDRNLVLYYIFQPPSGSDLENLVPEEVMTVIVPNVKKVVLNDMRWMIVGAVFFTLMIITAFYITVNALLRQKKLSEIKNDFINNMTHEFKTPLATISLAVDALRNDKVAQDREKMNYFSSIIKEENKRMNKHVETILQAAVMDRQELTLNKVPLHVHNLIHEIMDNYKLQLEEKGARAELSLDARFDFVEADQVHFRNLISNLVDNAVKYSKDNLLIKIATYNTNKFIGIRIEDNGIGMSKETVRRIFEKFYRAHTGNLHNVKGFGLGLSYVKTVVDAHDGKIKVDSILGKGSAFNLEIPLIKDSATAETTNSHRHN; the protein is encoded by the coding sequence GTGTTAATCAGCTTATCGCTGATTGGAACCATTTACGTACAGTACAGCTGGTTACGTACCATGCTGGTTGACAAGCATGAAGAGTTCAGGTATAAACTGATCCGTGGTATTAACGAGGTAGGGGTGAACCTGATGGAACAAAAGAACTCCCTGCCATCGCTTAAGAACTACCGCGTGCGTCCCGATTTCAGCCTGCAGGCAGAACAGTTCAGATCAGAACTGATGCGCCCCCCAACCATTGCCCAGAAGTTTACTGAACAGGAAGTGGCGGACAAACTACACAAAGCCTTTGCTTCGCAGGGGTTAAAAGAGGTGAAGTTTGAGTTTGCCATTACCAGCAATGTAAACCTGCTTTCATACGAAATAAAATCACGGGCCTTTTTAAACCAGGTAGAAGATACGGCAAGCGACCGCAACCTGGTGTTATATTATATTTTTCAGCCGCCCAGTGGCAGTGATCTCGAGAACCTGGTGCCCGAAGAAGTAATGACGGTCATAGTTCCCAATGTAAAAAAAGTAGTCCTGAACGATATGCGGTGGATGATTGTGGGTGCGGTATTCTTCACCCTCATGATCATCACGGCCTTTTATATTACGGTAAATGCGTTGTTGCGACAGAAGAAACTAAGTGAAATAAAGAACGACTTTATCAATAATATGACGCACGAGTTCAAAACGCCGCTGGCCACCATTTCGCTGGCGGTGGATGCCCTGCGCAACGATAAAGTGGCCCAGGACCGCGAGAAAATGAACTACTTCAGCAGTATTATTAAAGAAGAGAACAAACGCATGAACAAGCATGTGGAAACCATTCTGCAGGCAGCCGTAATGGACCGCCAGGAATTGACGCTGAACAAGGTGCCGCTGCATGTACACAATCTTATTCATGAGATCATGGATAACTACAAACTGCAACTGGAAGAAAAAGGCGCCCGTGCCGAACTGAGCCTCGATGCCCGTTTCGATTTTGTGGAAGCCGACCAGGTGCACTTCCGTAACCTGATCTCAAACCTGGTTGACAATGCGGTTAAATATTCAAAGGACAATCTCTTAATAAAAATCGCCACCTATAATACCAATAAGTTCATTGGCATACGCATTGAAGACAATGGTATTGGTATGAGTAAAGAAACCGTGAGGCGGATATTTGAAAAATTCTATCGCGCCCACACGGGTAATCTCCATAATGTAAAAGGCTTCGGTTTGGGCTTAAGCTATGTTAAGACCGTAGTTGATGCTCATGATGGTAAGATCAAGGTTGACAGTATACTGGGCAAAGGCTCGGCCTTCAACCTCGAAATACCGCTGATCAAAGACAGTGCTACTGCCGAAACAACAAACAGCCATCGCCATAACTAA
- a CDS encoding S-adenosylmethionine:tRNA ribosyltransferase-isomerase: protein MHPKELSVHDFTYELPEQQIARYPLPERDSSRLLIYKEGAIQESIYRDIYQHLPPDSLLIFNNTKVVAARLLFQKPTGAVVEIFCLEPPPQYADMTTAMTQKGSVTWICLIGGASKWKPGQILEKKMSWNGEEIILHARYLGKEKDSFAIELSWTPEGLTFAEVLHVAGNIPLPPYIKREAEQADSDRYQTIYANTEGSVAAPTAGLHFTDALFNQLDHKHIQREYVTLHVGAGTFKPVKSETMGEHPMHAEFIDVSTGAIERILQYLDKHITVVGTTSLRTIESLYWLGVKTVHQPNLPLEELVVHQWDPYEMEGKRVAAKTALESLLQYMHAHSTDRIITKTSLLIAPGYTFQIPRALVTNFHQPQSTLLLLVAAFVGNDWRKIYTYALENEFRFLSYGDGCLLFRQ, encoded by the coding sequence ATGCATCCAAAAGAACTATCAGTTCACGATTTTACCTATGAGCTGCCTGAGCAACAAATTGCCCGGTACCCGCTCCCCGAAAGAGACAGTTCCCGCCTCCTCATTTACAAAGAAGGAGCTATTCAGGAAAGCATTTACCGGGACATTTACCAGCACTTACCGCCCGATTCCCTGCTGATTTTCAATAACACCAAAGTGGTGGCCGCCCGCCTGTTGTTTCAAAAACCAACCGGCGCCGTAGTGGAGATCTTTTGCCTGGAACCGCCGCCGCAGTATGCCGACATGACCACTGCCATGACCCAAAAGGGTAGCGTTACCTGGATCTGCCTTATCGGGGGCGCCAGCAAGTGGAAGCCCGGTCAGATCCTGGAAAAGAAAATGAGCTGGAACGGTGAGGAGATTATCCTGCACGCCCGCTACCTGGGTAAAGAAAAAGACAGCTTTGCGATTGAATTATCCTGGACGCCCGAAGGGCTCACCTTTGCAGAAGTATTACATGTTGCCGGCAATATTCCCCTGCCCCCGTATATAAAACGCGAAGCGGAACAGGCCGACAGCGACCGGTATCAAACCATTTATGCCAATACCGAAGGTTCGGTGGCTGCCCCCACAGCAGGTTTGCATTTTACCGATGCTTTGTTTAACCAGCTGGACCATAAACACATTCAACGGGAATATGTTACCCTGCATGTAGGCGCCGGCACCTTTAAACCGGTGAAGAGCGAAACCATGGGCGAACATCCCATGCATGCAGAGTTCATTGATGTTAGTACCGGCGCTATTGAACGTATTTTACAGTACCTCGATAAACACATCACAGTAGTGGGCACCACCTCCCTGCGTACTATCGAAAGCCTGTACTGGCTGGGGGTGAAAACGGTGCATCAACCCAATCTTCCGTTGGAAGAGCTGGTAGTGCATCAGTGGGACCCGTATGAAATGGAGGGGAAACGGGTTGCCGCCAAAACAGCCCTGGAAAGCCTGTTGCAGTATATGCACGCGCATTCAACGGACCGCATTATCACCAAAACTTCTTTGTTGATTGCCCCGGGTTATACCTTTCAAATACCACGGGCGCTGGTGACCAATTTTCACCAGCCGCAATCCACCCTGCTGCTATTGGTAGCAGCCTTTGTGGGTAACGACTGGCGAAAAATATATACGTATGCGTTAGAAAACGAATTCCGTTTTCTTAGTTATGGCGATGGCTGTTTGTTGTTTCGGCAGTAG
- the mraZ gene encoding division/cell wall cluster transcriptional repressor MraZ codes for MIQFLGEYEATLDAKGRFLLPAGIKKQIPEDAGEQFVIARGFEKCLTLYPKKNWDPILAELSKVSEYKAENREFLRYFTMGASLCDLDSAGRMLVPPNLKAHAGLEKDIVLVSVINKIEIWDKVKYQQFFESFTPEKYSDLAERVMGGQNTQM; via the coding sequence ATGATACAATTTCTCGGAGAATACGAAGCAACCCTGGACGCAAAAGGGCGTTTTCTCCTACCGGCAGGCATTAAAAAGCAGATCCCGGAGGATGCTGGAGAGCAATTTGTCATAGCTAGAGGTTTTGAAAAATGTTTGACTTTATATCCCAAAAAAAACTGGGATCCTATACTGGCCGAACTGAGTAAAGTTAGCGAATACAAGGCCGAAAATAGAGAGTTCTTAAGATATTTCACAATGGGTGCTTCACTATGTGATCTGGATTCTGCAGGAAGAATGTTAGTACCACCCAATTTAAAAGCCCACGCGGGGCTCGAAAAAGATATAGTACTGGTTTCTGTTATCAATAAAATTGAAATCTGGGATAAAGTTAAGTACCAACAGTTCTTTGAGTCTTTTACACCGGAAAAGTACAGCGATCTGGCAGAGCGGGTAATGGGTGGTCAAAATACACAAATGTAA
- the rsmH gene encoding 16S rRNA (cytosine(1402)-N(4))-methyltransferase RsmH — protein MSEPVYHVPVLLQEVIDGLHIRPDGVYVDCTFGGGGHSLEILKHLNADGRMVVFDQDADARKNVPADDRIIFVPHNFRHLQRFCRLHKITQVDGILADLGVSSHQFDTADRGFSTRFEGDLDMRMDQRQERTAFEVVNTYTEQQLHKLFEQYGEVTNSKTLAKTIVQVRKTVSLKTISNFKQALHSVVKGNPNKYFAQVFQALRIEVNDELGALKDMLQQVPPLLKPAGRVAIITFHSLEDRIVKNFFRKGNFEDEEVETDAFGRATTTPPLKAVTKKPIVPTDAEMKRNPRARSARLRVAEKIEEQ, from the coding sequence ATGAGTGAGCCTGTTTACCATGTACCGGTTTTATTGCAAGAGGTGATCGACGGTTTACACATCCGCCCCGATGGGGTGTATGTTGATTGTACCTTTGGTGGCGGCGGACATTCCCTGGAAATTCTCAAACACCTCAATGCCGATGGGCGGATGGTTGTTTTTGACCAGGATGCAGATGCCCGGAAAAATGTGCCAGCTGATGATCGTATCATTTTCGTTCCGCACAATTTCAGGCATTTGCAGCGGTTTTGCCGGCTGCATAAAATAACCCAGGTAGATGGCATTCTGGCCGACCTTGGGGTTAGCAGTCACCAGTTCGATACCGCCGACCGCGGGTTCAGCACCCGTTTTGAAGGCGACCTGGATATGCGGATGGACCAACGCCAGGAACGCACCGCTTTTGAAGTGGTGAATACCTACACCGAACAGCAGTTGCACAAATTGTTTGAACAGTATGGCGAGGTTACCAATTCAAAAACACTGGCCAAAACCATTGTTCAGGTTCGAAAAACCGTTTCGCTTAAAACCATCTCTAACTTTAAACAGGCGCTTCATTCCGTGGTGAAAGGAAATCCTAACAAGTACTTTGCCCAGGTATTTCAGGCTTTGCGTATTGAAGTAAATGATGAACTAGGCGCATTGAAAGACATGCTGCAACAGGTTCCCCCCCTGTTAAAACCCGCCGGACGTGTAGCAATTATAACGTTTCACTCACTGGAAGACCGGATCGTAAAGAACTTCTTTCGCAAAGGGAATTTTGAAGATGAAGAGGTGGAAACCGATGCATTTGGCCGGGCAACAACCACACCACCACTCAAAGCAGTAACAAAAAAGCCAATCGTTCCTACAGATGCGGAGATGAAGAGAAATCCCAGAGCACGTAGTGCCAGGTTGAGGGTAGCGGAGAAGATAGAGGAACAATAG
- a CDS encoding FtsL-like putative cell division protein, whose translation MSEEKEISRRRRQRKRLFGYRWIVKNLPFFLFLAMLAIVYIANGHYADNTVRNINKVNRELKELQYEYNYLKGQVMFRSKQSEMARSVEPLGLKELTVPPAMLVDSTGNEERN comes from the coding sequence ATGAGTGAAGAAAAAGAAATATCGCGCAGAAGAAGACAACGGAAGCGGTTGTTCGGGTACAGGTGGATAGTGAAGAATCTGCCTTTCTTCCTTTTCCTGGCAATGCTGGCCATTGTGTACATCGCGAACGGGCATTATGCCGATAACACGGTACGCAACATCAACAAAGTGAACCGCGAGCTGAAGGAACTGCAATACGAATACAATTATCTGAAAGGCCAGGTAATGTTTCGCAGCAAGCAAAGTGAAATGGCGAGGTCAGTTGAACCATTGGGGCTAAAAGAGTTGACCGTTCCGCCGGCGATGTTAGTGGATTCAACGGGAAATGAAGAGAGAAATTAG
- a CDS encoding penicillin-binding protein: MEVKKDILWRVYVAFLGIVVFSLLILGRAVYIQQVQGPYWREQAKEQQQKFVEIDAQRGTIYSEDGRMLSTSTPYFDIYIDFAAEGLRDKGGKRFEDNLDSLSIGLAAMFPEKNIASWRKELKTGYRKKNRYYLLKKNLTFQEYKQLRSLPLVREGKNKSGFIADVKDKRMNPFGLLANRTIGLSREYMDSGGVMRSMNVGLEKTYDEQLRGESGKRLMRKIAAGVFAPVDGSEIEPQNGRDIITTLDVNIQDITENALKNVLEANQCEYGTCVVMEVATGKIKAIANLSRREDGSYWENFNYAIQASEPGSTFKLATMLSLLEDQLVTLQQHIDLEGGSWNVNGRTVYDTEDHGTDATVKHAFELSSNVGMAKLAMTYYGKNPTRFVNHIKKLRFDQQTGIDLMGESRPVVKTPKSKTWSSTSLPWMSFGYEVLVSPLQTLMLYNAVANNGKMMKPYLVNAVMENGAKVKENQPEVLEEAICSDKTLKLLKECLEGVCTDGTAAELLRGAPYKAAGKTGTALMANGPNGYADKIYQSSFAGYFPANHPQYSCIVVIRNKPHAPVYYGAKIAGPVFKEIADKLYAQHADQGIRQLAIKKDSSNYQYAGATEDIKEVMETLKMKYRDSAKADEWSKLAMVNEQPVLSKRTVANNIMPDMRGMGLKDALFLLENRKLKVAFHGRGKVTSQSIEPGTYVNAHQTINLELN; encoded by the coding sequence ATGGAAGTTAAAAAGGACATATTATGGCGGGTGTACGTAGCCTTTCTGGGCATCGTGGTTTTCAGTTTGTTAATACTGGGCCGCGCCGTGTACATTCAGCAGGTGCAGGGGCCTTACTGGCGTGAACAGGCAAAAGAGCAACAACAGAAATTTGTAGAGATAGATGCACAACGCGGCACCATTTACAGCGAAGACGGCCGCATGCTCAGCACCTCTACGCCGTATTTCGATATCTATATTGATTTTGCAGCAGAAGGATTGCGCGATAAAGGTGGAAAGCGGTTTGAGGATAACCTGGATTCATTATCCATAGGACTGGCAGCCATGTTTCCTGAAAAAAATATAGCATCGTGGCGTAAAGAGTTGAAAACCGGTTACCGGAAAAAGAACCGGTACTATTTGTTAAAAAAGAACCTGACATTCCAGGAATATAAACAGTTACGTAGTTTGCCATTGGTGCGTGAAGGAAAAAACAAAAGCGGTTTTATTGCTGATGTAAAAGACAAAAGAATGAACCCCTTTGGCCTGCTGGCAAACAGAACCATCGGGTTATCACGCGAATACATGGATAGTGGCGGTGTAATGCGTAGTATGAATGTGGGTTTGGAAAAAACATACGATGAACAACTACGCGGTGAAAGTGGAAAACGTTTGATGAGAAAAATTGCCGCCGGCGTGTTTGCCCCGGTAGATGGCTCGGAAATTGAACCACAGAACGGAAGAGATATTATTACCACCCTGGATGTAAACATCCAGGACATTACGGAGAATGCTTTGAAAAACGTGCTGGAAGCAAATCAATGTGAATATGGCACTTGTGTGGTAATGGAAGTAGCAACCGGAAAAATAAAGGCCATTGCTAACCTGAGCCGCAGGGAGGATGGCAGTTACTGGGAAAACTTTAATTACGCCATTCAGGCATCGGAGCCAGGTTCAACATTTAAACTGGCAACCATGTTGTCGCTGCTCGAAGACCAATTGGTAACTTTGCAGCAACACATCGATCTCGAAGGCGGAAGCTGGAATGTAAACGGAAGAACGGTATACGATACAGAAGATCATGGAACAGACGCCACCGTAAAACATGCATTTGAACTAAGCTCGAATGTAGGTATGGCAAAACTGGCAATGACCTACTACGGAAAAAATCCGACCCGGTTTGTAAATCACATTAAGAAACTGCGATTCGATCAGCAAACAGGTATTGACCTGATGGGCGAATCAAGACCAGTAGTAAAAACGCCCAAATCAAAAACATGGAGTTCCACGTCGTTACCATGGATGAGTTTTGGGTACGAAGTACTGGTGAGCCCATTGCAAACATTGATGTTATACAATGCAGTGGCGAACAATGGCAAAATGATGAAGCCTTACCTGGTAAATGCAGTAATGGAAAATGGGGCGAAGGTGAAGGAGAATCAGCCGGAGGTGTTGGAGGAAGCAATTTGCAGCGACAAAACATTGAAGCTCTTAAAAGAATGCCTGGAAGGTGTTTGTACCGATGGCACTGCCGCTGAATTACTAAGAGGCGCGCCGTATAAAGCAGCCGGTAAAACCGGAACCGCTTTAATGGCCAATGGTCCCAACGGGTACGCGGATAAAATTTATCAGTCGTCATTCGCTGGTTATTTTCCGGCCAACCATCCGCAATACAGTTGTATTGTAGTGATCCGGAACAAACCACATGCACCGGTTTATTATGGCGCCAAAATAGCCGGACCGGTATTTAAAGAGATCGCTGATAAATTGTATGCGCAACATGCCGATCAGGGCATCAGACAACTGGCTATTAAAAAAGACAGCAGCAATTATCAATACGCCGGCGCTACTGAAGATATTAAAGAGGTGATGGAAACGCTGAAGATGAAGTACCGTGATTCGGCAAAAGCAGATGAATGGTCGAAGCTGGCAATGGTGAATGAACAACCGGTGTTAAGCAAAAGAACGGTAGCGAATAATATTATGCCCGACATGCGGGGGATGGGTTTAAAAGACGCCTTGTTTTTGCTGGAGAACAGAAAATTGAAAGTAGCGTTTCATGGCCGCGGAAAAGTAACAAGCCAGAGCATTGAACCGGGCACCTATGTAAACGCACATCAAACAATAAACCTGGAATTGAATTAA